A single genomic interval of Trinickia acidisoli harbors:
- the leuD gene encoding 3-isopropylmalate dehydratase small subunit — translation MDKFIVHTGLVAPLDRENVDTDAIIPKQFLKSIKRTGFGPNLFDEWRYLDHGEPGQDNSRRPLNPDFVLNQPRYQGASVLVARKNFGCGSSREHAPWALQQYGFRALIAPSFADIFFNNCFKNGVLPIVLSEQQVDHLFNETYAFNGYQLTIDLEAQVVRTPDGREYPFEVDGFRKYCLLNGFDDIALTLRHADKIRAFEAERIAKQPWLAHRILG, via the coding sequence ATGGACAAATTCATCGTGCATACGGGGCTCGTTGCGCCCCTCGATCGCGAGAACGTCGATACCGACGCGATCATCCCGAAGCAGTTTCTGAAATCGATCAAGCGCACGGGCTTCGGTCCGAACCTGTTCGACGAGTGGCGCTATCTGGATCACGGCGAGCCGGGGCAGGACAATTCACGCCGCCCGCTGAACCCGGACTTCGTGCTCAACCAGCCGCGCTATCAAGGCGCATCGGTGCTGGTCGCGCGCAAGAACTTCGGCTGCGGCAGCTCGCGCGAGCATGCGCCGTGGGCGCTGCAGCAGTACGGCTTTCGCGCGTTGATCGCGCCGAGCTTCGCCGACATTTTCTTCAACAACTGCTTCAAGAACGGCGTGTTGCCGATCGTGCTGTCGGAGCAGCAGGTCGATCACTTATTCAATGAGACATACGCGTTCAACGGCTATCAGTTGACGATCGATCTCGAAGCGCAGGTCGTGCGCACGCCCGACGGCCGCGAGTACCCGTTCGAAGTCGACGGCTTCCGCAAGTACTGTCTCTTGAACGGCTTCGACGACATCGCGCTCACGCTGCGCCATGCCGACAAGATTC
- the leuC gene encoding 3-isopropylmalate dehydratase large subunit: protein MSKTLYDKLWDSHVVHTEEDGTTLLYIDRQLLHEVTSPQAFEGLKMHERPLWRVSANLAVSDHNVPTTDRSHGIADPVSKLQVDTLDANCDAYGITQFKMNDMRQGIVHIIGPEQGATLPGMTIVCGDSHTSTHGAFGALAHGIGTSEVEHVLATQTLLQKKSKNMLVKVDGQLPRGCTAKDIVLAIIGKIGTAGGTGYAIEFGGSTIRALSMEGRMTVCNMAIEAGARAGMVAVDDTTIDYLKGRPYSPQGVEWDHAVAYWRAFVSDAGAHFDRVVELDAAQIVPQVTWGTSPEMVTAIDSRVPDPEREKDPVKRDAMERALQYMALEPNLPIESIKVDKVFIGSCTNARIEDIRAAAYVVKKLGRRVAPNIRLAMVVPGSGLVKAQAEREGLDKVFVEAGFEWREPGCSMCLAMNADRLEPGERCASTSNRNFEGRQGAGGRTHLVSPAMAAAAAIEGHFVDIRKLG, encoded by the coding sequence ATGTCAAAGACGCTCTACGACAAGCTGTGGGATTCACACGTCGTCCACACGGAAGAAGACGGCACGACGCTGCTCTATATCGATCGCCAACTGCTGCACGAAGTCACGAGCCCGCAAGCGTTCGAAGGGCTGAAGATGCACGAGCGTCCCCTGTGGCGCGTGAGTGCGAACTTGGCCGTGTCCGACCATAACGTGCCTACGACCGATCGCAGCCACGGCATCGCCGATCCGGTGTCCAAGCTCCAGGTCGATACGCTCGATGCCAATTGCGATGCTTACGGCATCACGCAATTCAAGATGAACGACATGCGCCAAGGTATCGTTCATATCATCGGGCCCGAGCAAGGCGCGACGCTGCCGGGCATGACGATCGTCTGCGGCGATTCGCATACGTCGACGCACGGTGCGTTCGGCGCACTGGCCCACGGCATCGGTACGTCCGAAGTCGAACATGTATTGGCGACGCAAACGCTCTTGCAGAAAAAGAGCAAGAACATGCTCGTGAAGGTCGACGGCCAACTGCCGCGCGGCTGCACGGCCAAGGACATCGTGCTCGCCATCATCGGCAAGATCGGCACAGCCGGCGGCACGGGCTACGCGATCGAATTCGGCGGCTCGACGATACGCGCGCTGTCGATGGAAGGCCGCATGACCGTCTGCAACATGGCGATCGAAGCCGGTGCGCGTGCAGGCATGGTGGCTGTCGACGATACGACGATCGACTATTTGAAGGGGCGTCCCTATTCGCCGCAAGGCGTCGAGTGGGACCATGCCGTTGCCTACTGGCGCGCGTTCGTGTCAGACGCGGGCGCGCATTTCGATCGCGTCGTCGAACTCGATGCCGCGCAGATCGTCCCGCAAGTCACCTGGGGCACGTCGCCCGAAATGGTCACTGCGATCGACAGCCGCGTACCCGACCCCGAGCGCGAAAAGGATCCGGTCAAGCGCGATGCGATGGAGCGCGCGTTGCAGTACATGGCGCTCGAACCGAATCTGCCGATCGAATCGATCAAGGTCGACAAGGTGTTCATCGGCTCGTGCACGAACGCGCGCATCGAGGACATCCGCGCGGCGGCGTACGTCGTGAAGAAGCTCGGGCGCCGCGTCGCGCCGAACATTCGGCTGGCGATGGTCGTGCCCGGCTCGGGGCTCGTGAAGGCGCAGGCCGAGCGCGAGGGGCTCGACAAGGTGTTCGTCGAAGCCGGTTTCGAATGGCGCGAGCCCGGTTGCTCGATGTGTCTCGCGATGAACGCCGATCGGCTCGAGCCGGGCGAGCGTTGCGCTTCGACATCGAACCGCAATTTCGAAGGGCGTCAAGGCGCGGGCGGACGCACGCACCTCGTGAGCCCGGCAATGGCCGCGGCCGCTGCCATCGAAGGCCACTTCGTCGATATTCGCAAGTTGGGATGA
- a CDS encoding aldo/keto reductase family oxidoreductase, with translation MSSVNQSGTFKLGDRTVNRLGYGAMQLAGPGVFGPPKDCDAALAVLREAVAAGVNHIDTSDFYGPHVTNQLIRDALHPYSDDLVIVTKIGARRGEDGSWLPAFSPEALTQAVHDNLRNLGLDVLDVVSLRIMFNAHHPSEGSIEAPLTVLAELQRQGLVRHIGLSNVTPIQIAQGRRICEIVCVQNNYNLAHRADDALIDDLDAIAYVPYFPLGGFTPLQSSELSEVAARLNATPMQIALAWLLRRAPNILLIPGTSSVAHLRENLAAASFDLPDDAMETLERLTRIGTD, from the coding sequence ATGTCCAGCGTCAACCAGTCAGGCACATTCAAGCTCGGCGACCGCACCGTCAATCGGCTCGGCTACGGCGCCATGCAGCTCGCGGGGCCGGGCGTATTCGGCCCGCCGAAAGATTGCGATGCAGCGCTGGCGGTGCTGCGCGAGGCTGTCGCTGCCGGCGTCAATCACATCGACACCAGCGATTTCTATGGGCCGCACGTCACGAATCAATTGATCCGCGACGCGCTCCATCCTTATTCCGACGACCTCGTCATCGTCACGAAGATCGGCGCGCGTCGCGGCGAGGATGGGTCGTGGCTGCCTGCTTTCTCACCCGAAGCGCTGACCCAGGCGGTGCATGACAACCTGCGCAATCTCGGGCTCGACGTGCTGGACGTGGTCAGTCTCCGGATCATGTTCAACGCGCACCATCCCTCGGAGGGCTCGATCGAAGCCCCACTCACCGTTCTCGCCGAACTCCAGCGGCAGGGGCTCGTGCGTCACATCGGCTTGAGCAACGTCACACCGATACAGATTGCGCAAGGGCGCCGGATCTGCGAGATCGTCTGCGTGCAGAACAACTACAACCTCGCCCATCGGGCAGACGACGCCTTGATCGACGATCTCGACGCAATTGCCTACGTGCCGTACTTTCCGTTGGGCGGATTCACGCCCTTGCAATCCTCCGAGTTGTCCGAAGTCGCCGCGCGCCTGAACGCGACCCCTATGCAGATCGCGCTCGCCTGGCTGCTACGTCGCGCGCCGAATATCCTTCTGATTCCGGGCACGTCGTCTGTCGCGCATCTGCGGGAGAACCTCGCCGCGGCCTCATTCGACCTGCCCGATGATGCAATGGAGACGCTGGAGCGGCTGACGCGTATTGGAACGGACTGA
- a CDS encoding LysR family transcriptional regulator: MQVNLADLNAFVAVARAKGFRDGARASGASPSGLSEAVRRLETQLGVRLLHRTTRSVVPTEAGERLLARLAPALGEVEAALDVVNAFRDRPAGTLRLNVPVSAARLVLPSIVPRFLEAYPEVRLEVIAEESFVDVLAAGCDAGIRYDERLEQDMIAVPIGPRVQRMATAAAPAYLDRHDRPTHPRELLAHACLLGRFPSGAMSTWEFELGGEVVRVDPTGPLLVQIGGATDLIVDAAIAGTGIVHIFEDWLRPHFERGTLEPILEPWWRPFSGPFLYYSGRRLVPAPLRAFIDFIKIYGSR; encoded by the coding sequence ATGCAAGTCAACCTGGCGGATCTGAACGCCTTCGTCGCAGTGGCGCGCGCCAAGGGCTTTCGCGACGGAGCGCGCGCCAGCGGCGCCAGCCCGTCCGGGCTCAGCGAGGCGGTACGCCGCCTGGAAACCCAGCTAGGCGTCAGACTGCTTCACCGCACGACACGCAGTGTCGTGCCCACCGAAGCCGGCGAGCGCCTGCTCGCACGGCTCGCCCCCGCGCTGGGCGAAGTCGAAGCGGCGCTCGACGTCGTCAACGCGTTTCGCGACAGGCCTGCCGGAACGCTCCGGCTCAACGTGCCGGTCAGCGCGGCACGGCTCGTGCTGCCTTCCATCGTGCCGCGTTTTCTCGAGGCCTATCCCGAAGTACGGCTCGAGGTGATTGCCGAGGAAAGTTTCGTTGACGTGCTGGCGGCCGGATGCGACGCGGGCATTCGCTACGACGAACGGCTGGAGCAAGACATGATCGCCGTGCCGATAGGCCCTCGCGTTCAGCGCATGGCAACGGCTGCTGCCCCTGCTTACCTCGATCGCCATGATCGGCCCACGCACCCGCGCGAACTGCTCGCCCATGCGTGCCTGCTTGGCCGTTTCCCCAGCGGCGCGATGTCGACATGGGAGTTCGAACTCGGCGGCGAGGTGGTGCGGGTCGATCCCACTGGCCCGCTACTGGTGCAGATCGGCGGAGCAACCGATCTCATCGTCGACGCCGCGATCGCCGGTACCGGCATCGTGCATATCTTCGAAGACTGGTTGCGCCCGCACTTTGAGCGCGGCACGCTCGAACCCATCCTCGAGCCCTGGTGGCGACCCTTCTCCGGGCCATTCCTTTACTACTCCGGGCGACGTCTCGTGCCGGCGCCGCTTCGCGCGTTCATCGATTTCATCAAGATTTACGGATCGCGCTAG
- a CDS encoding dicarboxylate/amino acid:cation symporter: MTNQRKGISVPVQMIAGLVLGALFGVFVPAFATKLSFLSTIFAHAIKMVVMPLILLSVTVGTYRAGVQRGSLGKTAVLSIAFFIVATAIAAALGLGLNFLFHPGVGASMTQTATMPKNLAGNVDWVQFIVDLVPANIVGALTSGNSVPVLVFGVLLGSALAAVQDKAAPFVAVLDSALAALFKMTEWVVALSPIAIFATLAGLLASKGVSALMPLLKLLGVAYLGLAILAILLTLIVKSTGLSARAVVKHVSEPLILAFTTRSSEITYPLHLKKLTEMGVPQSVASTILPLSYIFNRDGAVLYTALAVGYLADVYHLTWSWPLVFTIIVLTTIMIDGAANVPSGAVVAITVILAAIGLPAEAVLLILGIDAFFDMGRTALNVYASTVATTVALRISGEPLQPAVERNDRPQGFTSLRGNV, from the coding sequence ATGACAAATCAACGTAAAGGAATTTCCGTTCCCGTTCAAATGATCGCGGGGCTCGTGCTGGGCGCGCTATTCGGCGTTTTCGTTCCGGCATTCGCAACTAAGCTGTCGTTTTTGTCGACGATCTTCGCGCATGCGATCAAGATGGTCGTCATGCCGTTGATCCTGCTGTCGGTCACCGTCGGAACGTATCGTGCGGGTGTGCAACGCGGCAGCCTCGGCAAGACGGCCGTGCTCAGCATCGCGTTCTTCATCGTGGCGACCGCCATCGCCGCCGCGCTTGGCCTCGGTCTTAATTTCTTGTTCCACCCCGGTGTCGGCGCGAGCATGACGCAGACCGCCACCATGCCGAAAAACCTGGCCGGCAACGTCGACTGGGTTCAGTTCATCGTGGATCTCGTCCCGGCCAATATCGTAGGGGCGCTTACGTCGGGCAATTCGGTGCCCGTGCTCGTCTTCGGCGTGCTGTTGGGCTCTGCGCTAGCAGCGGTGCAGGACAAGGCCGCGCCGTTCGTGGCCGTGCTCGATTCGGCGCTCGCCGCGCTGTTCAAGATGACCGAATGGGTCGTTGCGCTTTCGCCGATCGCGATTTTCGCGACGCTGGCGGGGCTGCTTGCTTCGAAGGGTGTATCGGCATTGATGCCCCTGCTCAAGCTGCTAGGTGTGGCATACCTCGGCTTGGCGATCCTCGCGATTTTGCTGACGTTGATCGTCAAGTCGACCGGGCTTTCGGCGCGCGCCGTCGTCAAGCACGTGAGTGAGCCGCTGATTCTCGCGTTCACGACGCGTTCATCGGAAATCACGTACCCGCTGCATCTGAAGAAGCTGACCGAGATGGGCGTGCCGCAGTCGGTCGCATCTACCATCCTGCCGCTGTCGTACATCTTCAATCGCGATGGTGCCGTGCTCTATACGGCACTGGCCGTCGGCTATCTCGCCGATGTTTATCACCTGACTTGGAGCTGGCCGCTCGTATTCACGATCATCGTGCTGACGACGATCATGATCGACGGCGCGGCGAACGTGCCGTCAGGCGCCGTGGTGGCGATCACCGTTATTTTGGCGGCGATCGGGCTGCCCGCCGAAGCGGTCTTGTTGATCCTCGGCATCGATGCGTTCTTCGATATGGGCCGTACCGCGCTGAACGTTTATGCGAGCACGGTTGCGACGACGGTTGCATTGCGTATCTCCGGCGAGCCGCTTCAACCCGCCGTCGAGCGAAATGACCGGCCGCAAGGATTCACGTCGCTGCGCGGGAATGTTTGA
- a CDS encoding GntR family transcriptional regulator, whose protein sequence is MTEDRQSDTQTAYTQIRSRILEGRLAPGHPVSPRNMADELMLGHMPVRSAIQRLVVEGLVEVIPRKGTYVTAPTKIDLREIFEVRLALESTAAYLAAVNGPTDGLTTAVDQLHRVIDDESADLMTEQRIGWVFHQEMFEAAKNDRLYTSYRMLRAQTGLALNELHRDDAATVRRGTLEHLSIYASIQSKEPEAARRHMWNHILDGTDARIKLIRGQHDKST, encoded by the coding sequence ATGACGGAAGACCGTCAATCCGATACGCAAACAGCTTATACGCAGATCCGTTCTCGAATTCTCGAAGGACGGCTCGCGCCTGGACATCCGGTTTCTCCGCGCAATATGGCCGACGAGTTGATGCTCGGTCATATGCCGGTGCGATCCGCTATACAACGTCTTGTCGTCGAAGGCTTGGTCGAAGTCATTCCCCGCAAAGGCACCTACGTGACGGCGCCGACGAAGATCGATTTGCGCGAGATCTTCGAAGTGCGGCTTGCTTTGGAGAGCACAGCCGCGTACTTGGCCGCCGTCAATGGCCCGACCGACGGGCTGACGACGGCGGTGGATCAATTGCATCGGGTTATCGATGACGAATCGGCGGACCTGATGACGGAGCAGAGAATCGGTTGGGTATTTCATCAAGAAATGTTCGAAGCCGCGAAAAACGATCGGCTTTACACATCCTATCGAATGCTGCGCGCCCAAACCGGGCTTGCGCTCAATGAATTGCATCGAGACGATGCCGCGACGGTGCGGCGCGGTACGTTGGAACACCTTAGTATCTACGCATCAATCCAATCAAAAGAGCCCGAAGCGGCACGCCGGCACATGTGGAACCATATTCTGGATGGGACCGACGCAAGAATCAAACTAATCCGAGGCCAACATGACAAATCAACGTAA
- a CDS encoding GNAT family N-acetyltransferase has protein sequence MPPFVEAQQSQDGQTRLSFFAGVRNTYRLLLTTDSQLEPPMPDSPPLFSIHAVSAEHVLPLRRTILLDNQTDSCRFRGDDEPTTLHVAVYQGERIVAVATVCREALPGLQNDTAWRLRGVAVESHVRRYGFGRTLMKLCFDHARRHGGRLAWCTARETARGFYEALGFASSSPPFKLPSRGDLLFYEMHYILPGEPITDVE, from the coding sequence ATGCCGCCCTTCGTCGAAGCCCAGCAATCGCAAGATGGACAAACCCGTCTTTCCTTTTTTGCCGGCGTTCGGAACACTTATAGACTACTACTAACAACAGACTCACAACTCGAGCCGCCTATGCCTGATAGCCCCCCGCTGTTTTCCATCCATGCCGTCTCGGCCGAGCATGTCCTACCATTGCGACGGACGATCCTTTTGGACAATCAAACCGATTCGTGTCGCTTTCGAGGCGACGACGAACCGACGACATTGCATGTCGCCGTCTACCAAGGCGAGCGCATCGTAGCCGTGGCAACCGTATGCCGCGAGGCGCTGCCCGGATTGCAAAACGATACGGCCTGGCGCCTTCGCGGCGTAGCGGTCGAGTCGCATGTGCGCCGTTATGGTTTCGGACGCACGCTCATGAAGCTTTGTTTCGATCACGCTCGCCGGCATGGCGGCAGGCTCGCCTGGTGCACTGCCCGCGAAACGGCACGCGGCTTTTACGAAGCGCTCGGTTTTGCATCTTCGTCCCCGCCGTTCAAGCTGCCTTCCAGAGGGGATCTACTTTTCTACGAAATGCATTACATATTGCCGGGCGAGCCCATCACGGACGTCGAATAA
- a CDS encoding helix-turn-helix transcriptional regulator, producing the protein MEYAFTLKYQLADDDCDQERIVERLFEAGCDDATIGIGQPGRIALAFRRESADAWSAIYTALRDVKQAIASARLVEAGPDFVGLTDVADAAGVTRQNMRKLMLAHASQFPLPVHEGNPSVWHLSDVLVWLMGRGNYPIASDLIDMAKSTKQVNLAKGAREIEPRANQQLTSLVA; encoded by the coding sequence ATGGAATACGCTTTTACGCTCAAATATCAGCTTGCAGACGACGATTGCGATCAGGAGCGGATTGTCGAGCGCCTTTTCGAAGCGGGCTGTGACGATGCCACGATCGGTATCGGTCAGCCGGGCCGAATCGCATTGGCGTTTAGGCGCGAAAGCGCAGATGCTTGGTCTGCGATTTATACGGCGTTGCGCGACGTCAAGCAAGCAATCGCATCGGCACGGCTCGTGGAAGCGGGTCCCGATTTCGTTGGCCTGACAGATGTGGCGGATGCAGCCGGAGTCACGCGTCAAAACATGCGTAAGCTGATGCTCGCGCATGCATCACAGTTTCCTTTGCCGGTTCATGAAGGCAATCCGTCCGTTTGGCATCTGTCGGACGTGCTCGTTTGGCTGATGGGGCGAGGCAACTATCCGATCGCCTCGGATCTCATCGATATGGCGAAGTCCACCAAGCAGGTGAATTTGGCGAAGGGGGCGCGTGAAATCGAGCCTCGTGCCAATCAGCAGTTGACCTCACTCGTGGCGTAA
- the gltA gene encoding citrate synthase: MTPSDVKATLSFSDNSPSVEMPIYKGTLGPDVIDIRKLYGQTGKFTYDPGFMSTASCNSAITYIDGDKGELLYRGYPIDNLAQNADFLETCYLLLKGDLPTVEQKEEFVSTVTRHTMVHEQMQFFFRGFRRDSHPMSILVASVGALSAFYHDSLNINDPHHRDVSAIRMIAKLPTLVAMAYKYSIGQPFVYPKNELSYSANFMRMMFSNPCEEYKINDVLVRALDRILILHADHEQNASTSTVRLAGSSGANPFACIAAGIACLWGPAHGGANEAALNMLEQIGSPDNIPEFIKQVKDKNSGVKLMGFGHRVYKNYDPRAKLMRETCYEVLEELGLHDDPLFKLAMQLEKIALEDEYFVSRKLYPNVDFYSGIVQRALGIPTSMFTCIFAMARTVGWIAQWNEMISEAEQKIGRPRQLFIGETSRVAKPISQRS, encoded by the coding sequence ATGACTCCGTCAGATGTTAAAGCCACGCTCTCGTTCAGCGATAATTCGCCGAGCGTTGAAATGCCGATCTACAAGGGCACGTTGGGCCCGGACGTGATCGACATCCGCAAGCTATACGGCCAAACCGGCAAATTCACGTACGACCCCGGCTTCATGTCGACGGCGTCGTGCAATTCCGCCATCACGTATATCGACGGGGACAAGGGCGAGCTGCTGTACCGCGGCTACCCGATCGACAATCTCGCGCAAAACGCGGATTTTCTCGAAACGTGCTATCTGCTGTTGAAGGGCGACCTGCCCACCGTCGAGCAGAAAGAAGAATTCGTCAGCACGGTGACGCGCCACACGATGGTGCACGAACAGATGCAGTTCTTCTTCCGCGGCTTCCGTCGCGATTCGCACCCGATGTCGATTCTCGTCGCGTCGGTTGGCGCGCTGTCGGCGTTCTATCACGATTCGCTGAACATCAACGATCCGCACCATCGCGACGTGTCGGCGATCCGCATGATCGCGAAGCTGCCGACGCTCGTGGCAATGGCGTACAAGTACAGCATCGGGCAGCCGTTCGTGTATCCGAAGAACGAGTTGTCGTATAGCGCGAACTTCATGCGCATGATGTTCTCGAACCCGTGCGAAGAGTACAAGATCAACGACGTGCTGGTGCGCGCGCTCGATCGCATTTTGATTCTGCACGCCGATCACGAGCAGAACGCGTCGACGTCGACCGTGCGTCTGGCCGGTTCGTCGGGCGCGAATCCGTTCGCGTGTATCGCTGCCGGTATTGCCTGTCTCTGGGGCCCGGCGCATGGCGGTGCGAACGAAGCGGCACTGAACATGCTCGAACAAATCGGCTCGCCGGACAACATTCCCGAGTTCATCAAGCAGGTCAAGGATAAGAACTCGGGCGTGAAGCTGATGGGCTTCGGCCACCGCGTGTACAAGAACTACGATCCGCGTGCGAAACTCATGCGCGAAACGTGTTACGAAGTGCTCGAGGAACTCGGCTTGCACGACGACCCGCTGTTCAAGCTCGCGATGCAACTCGAGAAGATTGCACTCGAAGACGAATACTTCGTGTCGCGCAAGCTTTATCCGAACGTCGATTTCTACTCGGGCATTGTTCAGCGAGCGCTCGGCATCCCGACGTCGATGTTTACCTGCATCTTCGCGATGGCGCGCACCGTGGGTTGGATCGCTCAGTGGAACGAGATGATCTCGGAAGCCGAGCAGAAGATCGGCCGCCCGCGTCAGTTGTTTATCGGCGAAACGTCGCGCGTAGCGAAGCCGATCAGCCAACGCAGCTAA
- a CDS encoding FAD assembly factor SdhE, translated as MRRARLRWRARRGLLENDLIFERFFSRYEENLSDDDVGALTRLFELSDNDLMDLLLARKEPEGDLSDPDIVRVLGLLRAV; from the coding sequence TTGCGTCGTGCGCGCCTTCGTTGGCGCGCGCGGCGTGGTTTGCTGGAAAACGATTTGATCTTCGAACGTTTCTTCAGCCGTTACGAGGAGAACCTCAGCGACGACGACGTGGGTGCGCTCACACGTTTGTTCGAGCTGAGCGACAACGACCTGATGGACTTGCTTCTCGCTCGCAAGGAACCGGAAGGCGACCTTTCCGACCCGGACATCGTCCGGGTGCTGGGGCTGTTGCGCGCCGTTTGA
- a CDS encoding succinate dehydrogenase iron-sulfur subunit yields the protein MAKRTFEIYRYDPDKDAAPRMQTYDLEIGVGDRMLLDALVKLKALDETLSFRRSCREGVCGSDAMNINGKNGLACLTNLNDLPQKIVLRPLPGLPVVRDLICDFTQFFNQYHSIKPYLINDTPPPEKERLQSPQERDELDGLYECILCASCSTSCPSFWWNPDKFVGPAGLLQAYRFIADSRDEATGERLDNLEDPYRLFRCHTIMNCVDVCPKGLNPTKAIGKIKELMVRRAV from the coding sequence ATGGCAAAACGTACTTTCGAAATCTATCGCTACGATCCGGACAAGGATGCCGCGCCGCGCATGCAGACGTACGATCTCGAGATCGGCGTGGGCGACCGCATGCTGCTCGACGCACTCGTGAAGCTGAAGGCACTCGACGAAACGCTGTCGTTCCGCCGCTCGTGCCGCGAGGGCGTCTGCGGTTCGGATGCAATGAACATCAACGGCAAGAACGGGCTCGCCTGCTTGACGAACCTGAACGATCTGCCGCAAAAGATCGTGCTGCGTCCGCTGCCGGGGCTGCCGGTGGTGCGCGATTTGATTTGCGACTTCACGCAATTCTTCAATCAGTATCACTCGATCAAGCCGTACCTCATCAACGACACGCCGCCGCCCGAAAAGGAGCGTCTGCAATCGCCGCAGGAACGCGACGAGCTCGACGGCCTGTACGAGTGCATTCTTTGCGCGAGTTGTTCGACCTCGTGCCCGAGCTTCTGGTGGAATCCGGACAAGTTCGTCGGCCCGGCCGGGCTGTTGCAGGCCTATCGCTTCATTGCCGATAGCCGCGACGAAGCGACCGGCGAGCGTTTGGACAATCTCGAAGACCCCTACCGTCTGTTCCGTTGCCATACGATCATGAACTGCGTCGACGTGTGCCCGAAGGGCCTCAACCCGACGAAGGCGATCGGCAAGATCAAGGAACTGATGGTGCGCCGCGCGGTTTAA